The following proteins are co-located in the Pseudomonadota bacterium genome:
- the fliR gene encoding flagellar biosynthetic protein FliR: protein MMPVDFNISSQKFILIFFRVASILWLIPLFSTRSVSISFKAVLSLSISFLLYDLVSVNNTFGSDPYYMLLLVLKEIFVGLTISLFVRILFSIVYASGEVSALQTGFGFARFMDPVSMTQVSVLEQFLNILTVIIFFAIDAHHIVIKGIFLSFKELPPGSIVLNNSLLHHINNLIGKIFSIGLRIGAPLIVTLFIVDLALGLLSRMIPQINIFVEAMPMKILITFTILSFSLGIMTTSIANIFRAMDMDILKIMRLMV from the coding sequence ATGATGCCTGTTGATTTTAATATAAGCAGTCAAAAGTTCATTCTGATATTTTTCAGGGTAGCCTCTATTCTGTGGCTTATACCGTTGTTTTCTACAAGATCTGTATCTATTTCGTTTAAAGCAGTATTGTCTTTATCAATATCCTTTTTACTCTATGACCTTGTGAGCGTAAATAACACTTTTGGCAGCGATCCATATTATATGTTATTGCTGGTTCTTAAAGAAATATTTGTCGGGCTGACAATCAGTCTTTTTGTTAGAATTCTCTTCTCAATAGTGTATGCATCTGGAGAGGTCTCGGCTCTTCAGACAGGATTCGGTTTTGCCCGTTTTATGGATCCTGTCAGTATGACGCAGGTGTCAGTATTGGAGCAATTTCTTAATATACTTACAGTCATTATTTTTTTTGCTATTGATGCTCACCACATTGTTATTAAAGGTATATTCCTCAGTTTTAAGGAACTTCCTCCCGGTTCAATTGTACTTAATAATTCTCTGCTGCATCATATCAACAATCTTATTGGCAAGATATTTTCAATAGGGTTAAGGATAGGCGCGCCATTAATTGTAACACTTTTTATTGTTGATCTGGCCCTTGGCTTACTTTCAAGGATGATTCCTCAGATAAATATATTTGTCGAAGCCATGCCCATGAAGATATTGATAACATTTACTATACTTTCTTTTTCATTGGGTATTATGACTACCTCTATAGCCAACATTTTCAGGGCTATGGACATGGATATTTTAAAAATAATGAGACTGATGGTGTAA
- the flhB gene encoding flagellar biosynthesis protein FlhB, protein MADSFQEKTEQPTEKRLEDARKKGQVAQSKELFSCFTVLFTAIFLYYSVSHGFNEMYKVYMNYVTNINLDVNVSTIYEILSFSMFKWLWLVLPIFALLCAIALLGSVLQSGFMWNSESIKFDFEKLDPAAGIKKLFSKRSAVEILKSLLKIIVLVYISYSIITKELPDLISLPFKDIETIIEYLGKTSFRLALKVSIILSFIAGLDFLFQKWQHNKELMMTQQEVKEEYKDREGNPLIKSRIRSLQREMSRRRMIEDVKNADVIVTNPTTFAVALKYNPKEMPAPKVVAKGAGFIAQRIKEVALQHSVPLRENKPLAQALFYSVKVGSSIPEKFYLIVAELLAQVYKKKNRILL, encoded by the coding sequence ATGGCCGATTCCTTTCAGGAAAAGACAGAACAGCCGACTGAAAAGCGTCTTGAAGATGCGAGAAAGAAGGGACAGGTTGCCCAGTCAAAGGAGTTGTTTTCATGTTTTACTGTTCTGTTCACTGCTATCTTTTTGTACTATTCGGTGTCTCACGGCTTTAACGAGATGTACAAAGTGTATATGAATTATGTGACTAATATCAATCTCGACGTAAATGTATCTACTATTTACGAGATATTATCTTTCAGTATGTTTAAATGGCTGTGGCTTGTCCTGCCGATATTCGCACTGCTTTGTGCAATTGCTTTATTGGGGAGTGTTTTACAATCCGGTTTTATGTGGAACTCTGAGTCGATTAAGTTTGATTTTGAAAAACTCGACCCTGCTGCCGGAATAAAAAAATTGTTTTCGAAAAGATCTGCTGTTGAGATTCTGAAATCTCTTTTAAAGATCATTGTGCTTGTATATATTTCGTACTCAATAATTACTAAGGAATTACCGGATTTGATCTCTCTTCCTTTCAAAGACATAGAAACGATAATAGAATACCTTGGGAAAACGTCTTTCCGCTTAGCCTTAAAGGTTAGCATAATTCTGTCGTTTATCGCCGGACTTGATTTCCTGTTTCAAAAGTGGCAGCACAATAAAGAGCTGATGATGACGCAACAGGAGGTGAAGGAGGAGTATAAGGACAGAGAGGGTAATCCTCTTATTAAATCGAGGATCAGGAGCCTCCAAAGGGAAATGTCCAGGAGGAGAATGATTGAGGATGTAAAAAACGCCGATGTAATTGTTACAAACCCGACAACTTTTGCAGTAGCGCTTAAGTATAATCCGAAAGAGATGCCTGCACCGAAAGTAGTGGCAAAAGGTGCAGGATTTATTGCACAAAGAATTAAAGAAGTAGCCTTGCAGCATAGTGTTCCATTGAGAGAAAACAAGCCGCTTGCCCAGGCTCTGTTCTATTCCGTTAAGGTTGGCAGCAGTATACCGGAAAAATTTTATTTGATTGTAGCTGAGTTGCTTGCCCAGGTATATAAAAAGAAAAACAGG